From a single Miscanthus floridulus cultivar M001 chromosome 8, ASM1932011v1, whole genome shotgun sequence genomic region:
- the LOC136470281 gene encoding uncharacterized protein produces the protein MVKKKGKLDVDGPIRARTITWEEDQTKFMLNWYIEYRKHQHAGFVWKKPHHAKCADALNKEFGMGVTIEQVNHHYREYKDKWRIVETALSNSGNGFDAIRCKVTISESEKKKLKDVERRLLSKPIKFYNEMEELFKGSHADGSLAMDQETCLDDDKGSDSDDSGGLNDISSYAHRIDLEGDDSDTLPSPEGPKTSPNYEGSGENSSKSPRRSGKKRPRGVKSPSKKPTKSKSRFADATEDISTTMKVIANTLTQPPPPPPVPISMDPHAELWKRLEALPIHADDKITVGVYLARAENEGMRGWLSASSNTTLETWVYRFLCNQDGKP, from the exons ATGGTGAAGAAAAAAGGAAAGTTGGATGTTGATGGGCCTATCCGTGCAAGAACCATAACTTGGGAGGAGGACCAGACTAAGTTCATGCTGAATTGGTATATTGAGTATAGGAAACACCAGCATGCAGGTTTTGTGTGGAAGAAGCCACACCATGCAAAGTGTGCTGATGCCTTAAACAAAGAGTTTGGCATGGGTGTAACCATTGAACAGGTTAATCATCACTACAGGGAGTACAAGGACAAGTGGAGGATAGTTGAGACAGCTTTAAGTAACAGTGGAAATGGATTTGATGCAATCAGGTGCAAGGTAACTATTTCTGAATCTGAAAAGAAAAAGCTAAAG GATGTAGAGAGGCGCTTGCTTTCTAAGCCCATCAAATTCTATAATGAGATGGAAGAGCTCTTCAAAGGTAGCCATGCAGATGGTTCTCTTGCCATGGATCAAGAAACATGCTTGGATGATGATAAGGGCTCTGATAGTGATGATAGTGGAGGCCTTAATGACATATCTAGTTATGCACATCGAATTGACCTTGAAGGTGATGACTCTGACACATTACCCTCACCTGAAGGTCCTAAAACTAGTCCTAACTATGAAGGTAGTGGAGAAAATAGCTCAAAGAGCCCACGTCGATCTGGAAAGAAGCGACCAAGAGGGGTCAAGTCGCCTAGTAAGAAGCCAACAAAGTCTAAGAGTCGTTTTGCAGATGCCACTGAAGACATCAGCACAACTATGAAGGTCATTGCAAACACTCTTActcaaccacctcctccaccgccagtCCCAATTTCCATGGATCCACATGCTGAATTGTGGAAGAGGTTAGAAGCTTTGCCTATCCATGCAGATGATAAAATCACCGTTGGTGTTTACTTGGCACGAGCTGAAAATGAAGGTATGCGTGGTTGGCTCAGTGCTTCCAGTAACACAACTTTGGAGACTTGGGTGTACCGGTTCTTGTGTAACCAAGATGGTAAGCCATGA